A window of the Aspergillus flavus chromosome 6, complete sequence genome harbors these coding sequences:
- the lnaF gene encoding inorganic phosphate transporter (glycerophosphoinositol/ glycerophosphocholine transporter, putative): MTYDPENAMGEARADAPVEAEKEHEATQTTVKESTLGYDNSSDPSRRDSYRPTKLQSNLTIVSCYIANFSDGFQNSLANPTNVIFKKLLGTDGYPSEMQTRISNSLLIGAILGVLALGYTSDMFSRRAGLLFTSGLVAIGTLMSTLALQVHPTYNMLWYFVIVRGIAGFGVGGEYPPSAAAGIEESDDFKRKYRGPLFVSFTTLMATSAAPIQMIVYLICLIASNDNLPVTFHAIYSIATILPVIIMVLRFFMTDSTLFHYSNFKRQKRPLKFYLLLLKRYRWRLFTTSLAFFLYDFINFPNSIMSSTIINSLVKDHNIRTTAIWQVILGALPVPGVIVGAWLTNAIGRRYTGILGFAGYMVLGFVIGGTFPHLSKNMPAFVVLYGLLQALGHMGPGATIGLISTESFPTAMRGMGYSIATAFGRTGAAVGTQCFTPLQERAGKQSTFYLAGGIAILGMIVYWFLPESSELNLEEEDRDLSVFLAENGFPMEKA; encoded by the exons ATGACCTACGATCCAGAGAATGCAATGGGAGAAGCTAGGGCCGATGCGCCCGTGGAGGCAGAAAAGGAGCATGAAGCAACGCAGACCACCGTTAAAGAAAGCACACTAGGTTATGATAATTCTTCCGACCCAAGCAGGAGGGATTCCTATCGCCCCACGAAATTACAAAGTAATTTGACTATTGTTAGCTGT TACATTGCCAATTTCAGCGATGGATTCCAGAACAGTCTTGCCAATCCTACCAATGTGATCTTCAAAAAGCTACTAGGGACGGACGGATATCCCTCGGAGATGCAGACACGGATTAGCAATTCGCTCCTAATCGGTGCTATTCTCGGTGTGCTCGCACTGGGATACACATCAGATATGTTTTCACGACGAGCTGGGCTACTATTCACCTCTGGGCTCGTAGCGATCGGGACTCTGATGTCTACACTTGCGCTGCAAGTACACCCGACGTACAACATGCTCTGGTATTTTGTGATAGTGCGAGGTATCGCCGGTTTCGGTGTTGGAGGCGAGTATCCTCCTAGTGCAGCAGCAGGAATCGAGGAATCAGACGAT tttaaaagaaaataccgTGGACCACTATTTGTCTCCTTCACCACACTGATGGCCACCTCAGCTGCGCCCATTCAGATGATCGTGTATCTTATCTGTCTCATCGCCAGCAATGACAACCTCCCAGTCACTTTCCACGCCATATACTCGATTGCCACGATCCTGCCCGTAATAATCATGGTCCTACGTTTCTTCATGACCGACTCAACACTATTCCACTACTCGAACTTCAAACGCCAGAAACGACCTCTCAAATTCTACCTACTCTTACTGAAACGCTATAGATGGCGTCTCTTCACCACATCCCTCGCATTCTTCCTGTACGACTTCATCAACTTCCCCAACAGCATCATGTCCAGCACGATCATCAACTCCCTAGTCAAGGACCACAACATCCGCACCACCGCAATCTGGCAAGTCATCCTCGGCGCCCTCCCAGTGCCAGGCGTGATCGTAGGCGCCTGGCTAACCAACGCAATCGGCCGCCGATACACCGGTATCCTAGGATTCGCCGGCTACATGGTCCTCGGGTTCGTAATCGGCGGTACATTCCCCCATCTATCGAAGAACATGCCCGCATTCGTGGTCCTGTACGGCCTGCTACAAGCCCTAGGTCACATGGGACCCGGTGCGACCATCGGATTGATTTCAACGGAGTCGTTTCCCACTGCTATGCGTGGTATGGGGTATAGTATTGCTACGGCGTTCGGGAGGACTGGTGCTGCGGTGGGAACGCAGTGTTTTACGCCGTTGCAGGAAAGGGCAGGGAAACAGTCCACTTTCTATCTGGCAGGTGGAATTGCTATTCTGGGGATGATTGTGTATTGGTTTTTGCCTGAGAGTAGTGAGTTGaatttggaggaggaggatagGGACTTGAGTGTGTTTTTGGCTGAGAATGGCTTTCCTATGGAGAAAGCTTAA
- the lnaD gene encoding putative ferulate-5-hydroxylase: protein MQIADMAASTTAQILVVSLGLLIFVLLCPWFGYLRLPSSMRWWPSIPSGPLSALRLSLKEYSGSRSSEDGYKAFSKKAELFAICNPSFYPQVLLPPEQIPWLLSQPENVLSHEKANEDVHALPFLAPAFDNYDHLELIRAIRTDLTRNIPNTEDAFLDELRHTTNEVLGAPGDNAWKEVNLTVALDSIIFGICLRLFFGVSLSRNRTFVYYVKIFTRVTGAMMLFVSQLVPWPLKPVVGIVAGFPIYYYWVRLIIYLYPTFKERIQCLRTKKETPPADMVTWMVDLAISQNPTRKVHISSLIVRLTLIVFLPVDVLIAMTDNFFLDLLSSDPDRKYYNALRQEAEAAFTNRDKTQPISQSMPYMESTIRESLRLSPLSDRMLSRRVVHKGGITLPDGQFLPRGTWLAVAAVGVHRDERTYEDPDEYRPFRFLSEDTETKEAKAMLVPVTSEKFLAFGHGRHSCPGRWFAAHAMKLIIGYILVNYDIEPLEKRPVNSVVGQTIIPQLDVKIRVRRRE, encoded by the exons ATGCAGATCGCAGATATGGCAGCCAGCACAACGGCGCAGATTCTTGTCGTCTCTCTTGGTCTACTGATTTTCGTTCTGCTATGTCCTTGGTTTGGCTATCTCAGGTTACCGTCATCTATGCGATGGTGGCCATCAATTCCTAGTGGACCTCTTTCTGCTCTTAGGTTATCCCTCAAGGAATACAGTGGATCCAGATCCAGCGAGGATGGCTATAAAGCG TTCTCCAAAAAAGCAGAGCTATTCGCAATATGCAACCCGAGCTTCTATCCCCAAGTCCTGCTACCACCAGAGCAAATCCCATGGCTACTGAGTCAACCCGAAAACGTCCTGTCCCACGAAAAGGCCAACGAAGATGTCCATGCCCTTCCATTCCTCGCTCCAGCATTCGACAACTACGACCATCTCGAACTGATCAGAGCTATCCGGACTGACCTTACTCGCAATATTCCAAATACAGAAGACGCATTTCTGGATGAACTGAGACATACAACGAATGAAGTGCTCGGCGCTCCTGGCGACAATGCATGGAAAGAGGTCAATCTGACTGTAGCGTTGGACAGCATTATATTCGGGATATGTCTGCGGCTCTTCTTTGGAGTCTCACTTTCTAGGAATCGGACATTTGTTTACTATGTCAAGATCTTTACGCGTGTCACTGGGGCCATGATGCTTTTCGTGTCTCAATTAGTTCCGTGGCCGCTTAAACCTGTTGTTGGCATTGTTGCCGGTTTCCCGATCTATTATTACTGGGTGCGTCTTATTATTTACCTCTATCCGACATTCAAAGAACGCATACAGTGCCTCAGAACGAAGAAAGAGACTCCTCCAGCAGATATGGTCACATGGATGGTTGATCTGGCCATAAGCCAGAATCCGACACGGAAAGTACACATCAGCTCGCTGATAGTTCGGCTTACCCTCATC GTCTTCCTCCCCGTCGACGTCCTCATAGCAATGACAGATaacttcttcctcgacctccTCAGTTCCGACCCAGACCGCAAATACTACAACGCCCTACGTcaagaagccgaagccgcaTTCACAAACAGGGACAAAACCCAACCCATCTCCCAATCAATGCCCTACATGGAAAGCACCATTCGCGAAAGTCTCCGACTCAGTCCATTATCCGACCGTATGCTTTCGCGACGAGTCGTCCACAAAGGAGGCATCACACTTCCTGACGGACAGTTCCTTCCTCGTGGCACCTGGCTCgctgtggctgctgttggtGTTCATCGTGATGAGCGGACCTATGAGGATCCGGATGAGTATCGGCCGTTTCGGTTTCTTTCGGAGGATACTGAAACTAAAGAAGCAAAGGCTATGTTGGTGCCTGTGACGAGTGAGAAGTTCTTGGCTTTTGGGCATGGGAGGCATTCTTG TCCTGGTCGGTGGTTTGCGGCTCATGCTATGAAGCTTATTATTGGGTATATACTTGTGAATTATGATATTGAGCCGTTGGAGAAGAGGCCGGTGAATTCTGTCGTTGGTCAGACTATTATTCCTCAGTTGGATGTTAAGATTCGGGTGCGGCGGAGGGAGTAG
- the lnaC gene encoding putative cytochrome P450 (cytochrome P450 monooxygenase), which yields MIGEQYTSIITGFKSALAVSCIAVSLFLLSPWIAYARLPSSIKSPIKAKGPLSALRACLNEISAGAKTSTRGYELYSKKGQSFAMLNINFRPQVILPPEHVRWLVTQPEDILSHAKASDDADALGYIWPLFDASALHSFSKVLQIDLTRNVTQTEKDVLEEVQHIMDELVGQTESWKEVNMVQAFERIMYQATQRVYVGLPLCRDSTYMGYVKGYARSLGTAMVFAAQLTPWPLRQVTALLAGLPVYYYVLRVRSYLSPLFKERMERLKEKGGTQDDNLEGEPRNLITWMSDGVLSGVGPKSISPSEMVTWLGILALLPTDNLWTTCTNVLLDLLSSESEHAYLHTIREEARTVFASSKESGKPVSHGLHHIDSAIRESLRMNSLSPRSLHRQVVRRGGVVLPDGQKVPTGTWLCVLSGNIQRDEDYYEDAQTYKPFRFVPKLTEAGGDKAPLLPLTNEKYLTFGYGRHACPGRWFSFQVMKIVIAYILANYDIQPLEKRPDNIVFADLNIPHLSHIIRIKRMT from the exons ATGATTGGCGAGCAGTATACCAGCATTATTACGGGTTTTAAATCGGCCTTAGCAGTTAGCTGCATCGCTGTGTCCCTTTTCCTACTATCCCCGTGGATCGCTTACGCTAGATTGCCATCGTCCATAAAATCACCTATCAAAGCAAAAGGGCCGTTGTCAGCTCTTCGAGCATGCTTGAATGAGATCAGCGCCGGAGCGAAAACATCGACAAGGGGATACGAATTG TATTCCAAGAAGGGTCAGTCCTTTGCAATGCTAAACATCAACTTTCGGCCTCAAGTGATCCTACCTCCAGAGCATGTCCGCTGGCTAGTTACCCAACCAGAAGATATCCTCTCTCATGCCAAGGCCAGTGACGATGCTGACGCGCTGGGGTATATCTGGCCACTGTTTGATGCATCAGCTCTGCACTCATTCTCTAAAGTTCTCCAAATTGATCTCACTCGAAACGTCACACAGACAGAGAAAGATGTCTTGGAAGAGGTGCAGCACATCATGGATGAGCTTGTCGGTCAGACCGAATCTTGGAAGGAGGTGAATATGGTTCAGGCTTTTGAAAGGATCATGTACCAGGCGACGCAGCGCGTTTATGTGGGACTTCCTCTGTGTCGAGACTCCACATATATGGGATACGTGAAAGGATACGCTCGCTCCTTGGGCACTGCCATGGTATTCGCAGCTCAGCTTACACCTTGGCCGCTCAGGCAGGTTACAGCCCTGCTCGCGGGATTGCCGGTTTACTACTATGTCCTTCGGGTCCGATCTTACCTTTCTCCTCTATTCAAGGAACGGATGGAGCggctgaaagagaagggggggACCCAGGATGATAATCTGGAAGGGGAACCAAGGAACCTGATTACCTGGATGTCAGATGGCGTGCTTTCCGGGGTCGGGCCCAAGTCGATCAGCCCCAGCGAAATGGTAACATGGCTTGGAATTCTA GCCCTCCTACCAACAGATAATCTCTGGACGACATGCACAAACGTGCTTCTTGACCTGCTTAGCTCCGAGTCCGAGCACGCCTATCTCCATACCATCCGCGAGGAAGCAAGGACGGTATTCGCTTCAAGCAAAGAGTCCGGCAAGCCCGTATCACATGGACTGCATCACATCGACAGCGCGATTCGGGAAAGTCTGCGGATGAATTCGTTATCCCCGAGATCCCTCCATCGCCAGGTTGTACGACGTGGAGGCGTTGTGCTACCTGACGGACAGAAGGTCCCTACAGGGACTTGGCTGTGTGTTTTGTCCGGCAACATCCAGAGAGACGAGGACTACTATGAGGATGCGCAGACGTACAAGCCATTTCGTTTCGTTCCTAAGCTGACTGAAGCTGGAGGCGACAAAGCACCCCTGTTACCTCTGACAAATGAGAAGTATCTTACTTTCGGTTATGGTCGACATGCCTG CCCTGGCCGATGGTTTTCGTTCCAGGTTATGAAGATCGTTATTGCTTACATCCTCGCGAACTACGACATCCAGCCTCTGGAGAAACGCCCGGACAATATCGTTTTTGCAGATCTCAACATACCCCACTTATCCCACATCATTCGGATCAAGAGGATGACATGA
- the lnaB gene encoding lnaB: MSPDRKLITIFGGTGKQGGSVAHSLLQNPDFRVRVITRNAQSDASRKLAALGADIAQGDGFSGDEMLSAFSGSWGAFVNINSDDKIFTTEGGPTEFDMGKIIVDSAVQAGVKHLVFSSGPPCTEMTNGRVRMKAMDMKNKIEQYARSLGSFETFTPIGAGWFLENFLGKEVAPVFGGFPYFPDDQGYLTFRVPYWGGDEHVPWLSISDDFGDIVQGIFLDPGRWNGHFVHGVSDIRSFEQVVADFAAVTGNKARFQPILPTWEAFDTHGIQELEDVKLMFGFTQLTGGRYFGPEDTEVDTARQLKQITGLKLGRPEGQHKLTSARDWFAARFAN, from the exons ATGAGCCCAGACCGTAAGCTCATCACCATCTTCGGGGGTACAGGCAAGCAGGGTGGTTCCGTAGCTCATTCGCTGCTTCAAAACCCGGACTTCAGAGTGCGTGTAATTACGCGAAACGCTCAGTCCGATGCCAGCCGAAAGCTTGCTGCTCTCGGTGCCGATATTGCTCAGGGAGATGGGTTTAGTGGCGACGAGATGCTGTCAGCATTTAGTGGCTCTTGGGGAGCAtttgtcaacatcaactcTGATGACAAG ATCTTTACTACCGAGGGTGGGCCAACAGAGTTCGACATGGGCAAGATAATCGTTGATTCTGCTGTCCAGGCTGGTGTGAAGCATCTCGTATTCAGCTCCGGCCCTCCTTGCACAGAGATGACGAATGGCCGAGTGCGAATGAAAGCAATGGACA TGAAGAACAAGATTGAGCAGTACGCAAGGTCCCTTGGGTCCTTCGAGACCTTCACTCCCATTGGCGCCGGATGGTTCCTAGAGAACTTCCTTGGCAAGGAGGTCGCTCCTGTTTTCGGAGGATTTCCCTATTTTCCTGACGACCAAGGATACCTTACTTTCAGAGTCCCGTATTGGGGAGGGGACGAGCACGTTCCATGGTTGAGCATCTCAGACGACTTCGGAGATATCGTGCAAGGTATCTTCCTGGATCCTGGTCGATGGAACGGTCACTTCGTTCACGGTGTCAGCGACATCCGCAGTTTTGAACAAGTTGTCGCGGATTTCGCCGCGGTTACAGGAAACAAAGCGCGTTTTCAGCCCATATTACCGACGTGGGAGGCCTTTGATACGCATGGAATCCAGGAGCTAGAGGACGTGAAACTCATGTTTGGCTTCACCCAGCTGACAGGCGGCCGATACTTCGGACCGGAAGACACGGAGGTCGATACCGCCAGACAGCTAAAGCAAATTACGGGATTGAAGCTGGGTCGTCCTGAGGGCCAGCACAAATTGACTTCTGCGCGTGACTGGTTTGCTGCAAGATTTGCAAACTAG
- the lnaA gene encoding putative NRPS-like enzyme (Described in January 2013 by the Keller lab, this a NRPS-like enzyme containing the expected adenylation (A) and thiolation (T) domains, but lacking the characteristic condensation domain responsible for synthesizing nonribosomal peptide bonds. Instead, this enzyme contains a reductase domain that liberates thiol-bound amino acid, yielding a dimeric imine) produces the protein MPSQVLTHEEEYDLAVRQGKGLAQQFFDHAFLNPSAMAVIDGDTNLTYQDLHERAAMLARELQRGNLHTEEPVGVVVQHGISDVVAQMAILYAAGTCVPMDPTLPDLQIKGRLDRLKARYILVDRANQHRDLPFHPLIVDDSSASFSKSSHVRDNEEPMQITLEHRTHIIHTSGTTSEPKAVQIAARSILQVVFHAPFEPLYPTDRVAHVNNSSFDVSLFDIWAPLLRGACIVVVSKVTLLDLETLAAYIDRQGITVMATTTAILNLAASVYPRAFEKLRLCFIGGEAANISAIETIFQAGPPTQLINAYGPTECCIFCLAHRVTIADVQAGVVSIGKPIGRTVAYICDEAGRPVPDGHEGELLIGGAGVSPGYINQPDKNRASFVAIEGSDCQRFYRTGDIVRRRVSNGQIDYVGRRDHQVKVRGFRIELEAVESAIMKTGQFSEAVALKVEAGSEGAGSILVAFAVALSGTKPHAVLSAVDMLKAVLPDYMVPKIELISKMPVNSHAKVDRKYLQQLFRNRWAEQHIDMDNEDSTRGKLANLWASILGVPVPASNDNADFFLLGATSMQASLLISRIQKTFNVQVSLLTLYDNSSLIRLAGILEERILGTQESFCKESERHMWLEDSKLADSLVPPSDPPVDWCRDTEGRVFLTGATGFVGSFLLADLLRQPNVHQVGCLVRAVDPATGLRRLQNGLAKYDLWEDQFRYKLLPLCGTLEDRYLGLGPDRFEEIAHWASVIFHLGARVNYTQPYSLHRPANVQGTVNVLRLACAGRSKVLHYVSSISCFGPTGFITGTRTVMENEPLPRHLEALPYDHGYAQSQWVVENMLQRLMDNGFPIVVYRPGFITGHSQTGACNPDDFLSRLIIACGEMGSYPLLPNQRKEFVPVDYVNAVILHIASSTATAVGRVYHIVPPNRDLSLDMNDSMELVGSLAEGNESSVRGVSYQQWVQELDRQSPERLRPLQPMLTEKLYQGLTRWELYENMPVYDTTNTRQALESYPGGLKFPVLDSELMQKYIRYLQIRSASPKEENPLNGTDS, from the coding sequence ATGCCTTCTCAAGTTTTGACTCATGAGGAAGAGTATGACCTGGCCGTACGCCAGGGGAAGGGCCTTGCCCAACAATTCTTCGATCATGCTTTCCTCAACCCTTCTGCCATGGCTGTCATTGACGGTGATACGAATTTGACGTATCAGGACTTGCATGAGCGGGCTGCAATGCTCGCCCGAGAACTCCAACGGGGGAATCTGCATACAGAAGAACctgttggtgttgttgtgCAACATGGCATCTCAGATGTGGTTGCTCAAATGGCCATCCTGTATGCAGCGGGTACTTGTGTTCCCATGGATCCAACCTTGCCTGACTTGCAGATCAAGGGTCGACTGGACAGATTAAAGGCAAGATATATCCTCGTCGACAGAGCCAACCAGCATCGGGATCTGCCATTCCACCCCTTAATTGTCGATGACTCAAGCGCGTCATTTTCCAAGAGCTCGCACGTCCGGGACAATGAGGAGCCCATGCAGATTACCTTGGAGCATCGCACCCACATCATACATACCTCCGGGACTACCAGTGAGCCCAAGGCTGTTCAAATCGCGGCACGCTCTATTCTGCAGGTAGTCTTCCATGCACCGTTCGAGCCTCTGTACCCCACCGATCGAGTGGCCCATGTCAATAACTCAAGCTTTGATGTCTCCCTTTTTGATATCTGGGCACCACTGTTACGTGGAGCATGCATTGTAGTTGTGAGCAAGGTCACGCTGCTCGATCTGGAAACCCTGGCAGCCTACATCGATCGGCAGGGAATAACAGTCATGGCTACTACCACTGCCATTCTCAACCTGGCGGCGTCGGTATACCCTCGTGCATTCGAGAAGTTGCGGTTGTGTTTCATCGGAGGTGAAGCCGCCAATATTTCGGCCATCGAGACCATCTTCCAAGCAGGTCCGCCAACACAGCTCATCAATGCGTATGGCCCGACTGAGTGCTGTATATTCTGCCTTGCACACAGAGTGACCATCGCCGATGTTCAAGCTGGAGTGGTCAGTATTGGAAAGCCAATCGGACGGACTGTAGCTTATATTTGTGATGAAGCTGGTCGACCAGTCCCGGATGGCCATGAGGGCGAATTGCTTATCGGTGGCGCGGGTGTCTCGCCCGGATACATCAATCAGCCAGACAAGAATCGAGCTTCCTTTGTAGCTATTGAAGGCAGCGACTGTCAGCGATTCTACCGAACAGGGGATATTGTACGCCGACGGGTGTCAAATGGTCAAATTGATTATGTTGGGAGACGAGACCATCAGGTTAAAGTTCGCGGGTTTCGAATTGAGCTCGAGGCCGTCGAGTCCGCGATTATGAAAACTGGACAATTTTCCGAGGCAGTGGCGCTCAAGGTTGAAGCTGGCTCTGAAGGGGCAGGTTCGATCCTGGTAGCCTTTGCAGTTGCGCTCTCTGGAACCAAGCCCCATGCGGTCCTGAGTGCCGTGGATATGCTTAAAGCTGTCCTGCCGGACTACATGGTGCCTAAGATTGAGCTCATCTCCAAAATGCCGGTCAATAGCCATGCCAAGGTTGACCGAAAATACCTCCAGCAGCTATTCCGGAACCGGTGGGCCGAGCAGCATATCGATATGGACAACGAGGACAGCACTCGTGGGAAACTTGCCAACTTGTGGGCCAGCATATTGGGCGTACCTGTTCCCGCCTCCAATGACAATGCcgatttcttcctccttggtgCTACGTCCATGCAAGCCTCGTTGCTCATCAGTCGGATTCAGAAGACCTTTAATGTTCAGGTGTCTCTTCTGACACTCTATGATAATAGCAGCCTCATCAGGCTCGCTGGTATACTTGAAGAACGCATATTGGGTACCCAGGAAAGCTTTTGCAAGGAGTCGGAAAGGCACATGTGGCTTGAGGATAGCAAACTTGCAGACAGCCTAGTGCCTCCGTCGGACCCTCCGGTCGATTGGTGTCGTGACACCGAGGGACGGGTGTTCTTAACCGGAGCTACCGGCTTTGTGGGCTCTTTCTTGCTTGCTGATCTACTGCGTCAGCCTAACGTGCATCAGGTCGGATGCTTGGTACGCGCTGTTGATCCCGCAACTGGCCTTAGACGATTGCAAAATGGTCTAGCAAAGTATGACCTATGGGAGGATCAGTTTCGTTATAAACTGCTACCCCTCTGCGGTACCCTAGAAGACAGGTACCTTGGACTGGGGCCGGATAGATTTGAGGAAATTGCCCACTGGGCTAGCGTTATATTCCATCTCGGCGCACGAGTTAACTACACCCAGCCTTATTCACTGCATCGTCCCGCCAATGTTCAAGGCACGGTTAATGTTCTGCGCCTAGCATGTGCTGGGCGGTCCAAGGTGTTGCACTATGTTTCCAGCATCTCCTGTTTCGGCCCAACGGGCTTCATAACCGGTACACGGACCGTTATGGAGAATGAACCTCTTCCACGACACTTAGAAGCCCTTCCTTATGACCACGGATATGCCCAAAGCCAGTGGGTGGTGGAGAACATGTTGCAACGTCTGATGGATAACGGGTTCCCCATCGTGGTATATCGACCAGGATTTATCACAGGACACAGCCAAACGGGCGCCTGTAATCCCGATGACTTTCTCAGCCGATTGATCATTGCGTGCGGAGAGATGGGATcctatcctcttcttcctaaccaaaggaaagaattcGTCCCCGTGGACTATGTCAACGCCGTGATCCTGCATATCGCATCGTCGACGGCTACCGCTGTGGGCCGGGTATATCATATCGTGCCTCCCAACCGGGACCTGTCATTGGATATGAACGACTCCATGGAATTGGTTGGTTCCTTGGCCGAGGGAAACGAATCTTCCGTCCGAGGTGTAAGCTACCAGCAGTGGGTCCAGGAGTTGGACAGACAGTCCCCAGAACGGCTTCGGCCGTTACAACCCATGTTGACGGAAAAGCTATACCAGGGACTCACACGGTGGGAGCTGTACGAGAATATGCCCGTGTATGACACTACCAACACCAGACAAGCGCTAGAGAGCTACCCTGGCGGTCTCAAGTTTCCCGTGTTAGACTCTGAGTTGATGCAAAAATATATCCGGTACCTGCAAATTCGGTCAGCGAGtccaaaagaggaaaatcCATTGAATGGCACGGACAGCTAA
- the lnaE gene encoding putative alcohol dehydrogenase (putative NAD-dependent oxidoreductase), whose translation MTRVTMDQDTENKVLVIKNMDSGYLVAGEQVTLEDVSYDATEPLAEDELMVQLLYATYDLFKRDLASSSADATELRGRKPVETMSIAQVIKSNNKQFQEGDMVIGRLPVQQYVLIKADDATELKLLENPCEFDDIRLFLSVLGVPGLLAFSSLYEIGRPKKGETILIAGASDEIGQLVGQMARLEGLKVFGSVESDEKLDFLITELGFDGGFNYAKESPYEALPRLVPNGIDIYYDNLSWMSRLNIGGLDTHFDLLGSRHLNAAFSSMRRYGRIMFYGTIAEQTVLDPIIGMFLHNTVLKRLTIRGFGLSDPSFGKKWGKLHMERMQQWVKEEKLKIPTFEITGMDNAAKAFVEAFYSSENTHTHTILAVT comes from the coding sequence ATGACACGGGTCACCATGGATCAGGACACGGAGAACAAGGTCCTTGTCATCAAGAATATGGACTCGGGGTATCTGGTCGCCGGGGAGCAAGTCACCCTCGAAGACGTGTCCTATGACGCGACCGAACCCCTTGCCGAGGACGAGTTAATGGTGCAGCTTCTCTATGCGACCTACGATCTCTTCAAACGGGACCTGGCCAGTTCCTCGGCTGACGCGACGGAATTGCGGGGCCGGAAGCCCGTCGAGACGATGAGTATCGCGCAAGTCATCAAATCCAACAATAAGCAGTTTCAGGAGGGGGATATGGTGATCGGTCGCTTGCCGGTTCAACAATACGTGCTCATTAAAGCTGACGACGCGACCGAGTTGAAGCTCCTTGAGAATCCCTGCGAGTTCGACGATATTCGGTTATTCCTCAGCGTCCTGGGCGTCCCAGGTCTCTTAGCCTTTTCCTCACTATACGAAATCGGTCGACCTAAAAAAGGTGAAACGATCCTCATCGCCGGTGCGAGCGACGAAATCGGCCAACTCGTCGGCCAGATGGCCCGACTCGAAGGGTTGAAGGTGTTCGGCAGCGTCGAATCAGATGAAAAACTCGACTTTCTTATTACCGAACTCGGCTTTGATGGAGGATTTAATTACGCCAAAGAGAGCCCCTACGAAGCTCTCCCTCGTCTTGTCCCCAACGGTATCGATATTTACTATGATAATTTGAGCTGGATGTCCCGCCTGAATATCGGCGGGCTGGATACCCATTTTGACCTACTCGGTAGCAGACATCTAAACGCAGCATTCTCTTCAATGCGACGATACGGCCGGATCATGTTCTACGGCACGATCGCCGAACAGACCGTCTTGGACCCTATCATCGGCATGTTCTTGCACAATACTGTTTTGAAACGACTTACAATCCGCGGATTCGGGCTCTCTGATCCCAGCTTTGGGAAGAAATGGGGCAAACTTCATATGGAACGCATGCAACAATgggtcaaggaagaaaaactCAAGATCCCTACCTTCGAGATTACCGGTATGGATAACGCGGCAAAGGCCTTCGTCGAGGCCTTCTACTCCAGTGAGAATACGCATACGCATACCATCTTAGCGGTTACGTGA